AGGTCAAGTCCGATCAGGTCGATGACCGGAGGGTGAGCAATTTCACCCTGCAGATCAGCCTCGAGCGCAAATCGGATGCTGAGGACGAGAAGGGCAAGGGAGGTCGGAAGTGAAGAACGAAAACCTCAAGTCGAGGCCGGCCGCTCAGTTTGATTTCCAACGTTTCGTCGATGATTTCAAAGGTCTGGATCCCAACGATCCCGGGGTGTGGCCGCTGGGGCCGCGCGTCGTCGTGCTCATCGCCATTCTTGTAGCTACCATTGCCGGCGCGTGGTGGTTCTTCTGGCAGGACCAGGTCGATCTGCTCAAACAGCGCCAGGCCGAAGAACTGACGCTGAGAGATGAATGGGTGCAGAAGAAGCGCCAGTCGGTGAACCTCGACGAGCACCTGAAACAGCTGGCCGAAATCGACCGGCAGTTCGGCGCCTTGCTGCGCCAACTGCCCAACCGGGCCGAAATGGACTCTCTGCTGGCCGACATCAACCAGGCTGGTCTGGGGCGTGGCCTGTTGTTCGAGCTGTTCAAACCGGGGGGCGACATCGTCAAGGAGTTCTACGCCGAAATGCCCATCGCGGTCCGAGTGGTCGGCAACTACCACGACCTGGGCGAATTTGCGGCGGATGTGGCGAAGATGCCGCGCATCGTGACCCTCAACAACGTCTCGATCGACCGGCCGAAGCCCGGTGAGCCCCTGAAAATGGATGCCACGGCCGTGACCTACCGCTATCTCGACGAAGATGAGCTCGCGGCGCAACGCCAGGCCAAGGCCAAGGCGGCCAAACCGAGATGAGTGCCCCCATGAAGAAGCTACTGATACTCATGCCGTTGGTCCTTCTCGTGGGGTGCAGCGGCGATCAGGAAGACCTGCGTGCCTGGATGACGCGCCAGGAGGCGGGTATGAAGGGGCAGGTCAAGCCCTTGCCCGACATCAAGCCGTTTCCCCAGGTTGATTACGAGGTCGCGACGGTGCAGTCGCCGTTCGATCCGGAAAAGTTCGTGGCACCGACCTCCGTGGTGGGCGGTCCCCGTCCGGATGTGAACCGGCAGCGCGAGCCCCTGGAAGCCTACCCGCTTGAATCGTTGAAGATGGTGGGCGCCATGATGAAGAAGGGTTCCGCTCATGCCTTGGTTGATGCGGGTGGCAGCATCTACCAGGTGCGCGTCGGCAATTACATGGGGCAGAACTTTGGCGTGGTCACGAACATCACGGAAACGGAGATCCAGCTGAAAGAGCTGGTTGAAGACTTGAACGGCGACTGGGTCGAGAGAACGAGTGCGCTGTACTTGCAGGAGCAGCAGGAGACGACGCAATGAAGTGGAACAAGAATGTATTGCTGGTTGCTGCCGGCCTGTTGATGGCTCACGTGGGTATGCCCGCGTTCGGCCAGGCGGCGCAGGTGCAGAAAGCCGAGGCGGCGAACAAGATCGAGGCACTTGATGTCTCTCGACAGGGCGCCGATATCTTCGTGAAGGTCCGGCTCAAGGAGCCGCTGGCCCAGCCTCCGGCCAGTTTCAGCGTTGCCAGTCCGGCGCGCATTGCCTTCGATTTTCCGGGGACGGGAAATGCGCTGGGACGGAACGTGCAGGAAATCGCCGAAGGCGACCTGCGCAGCGCCAACATCGTCCAGGTGGGCGACCGGACCCGGCTGGTGCTCAACCTGCTGAAGATGACGCCCTATGACACGTCCGTGAACGGCAACGACGTTGTGATTGCGCTGTCACCCGTGCGTCGGGAGCCGTCCGATCTGCGCCCGTCGGATAAACCGTTTGCGAGCTTCGCGCCGAGCAAGGAAAGCCCCAATGCGGTTTCGAAGAGCATTCGCGATATCAACTTCCGCCGCGGCGTCGATGGCGAGGGGCGTATTGTCGTCCAGCTGAGCGATCCGGATACGGGTATCGACATTCGTCAGCAGGGACAAAACCTGATCGTCGACTTCCTGAAAACTTCGTTGCCGGGCAGTCTGCAGCGTAAGTCGGATGTCACCGACTTTGCGACGCCTGTTACCGAATTCACGGCGCAAGCCCAAGGCGAGAATACGCGGCTGGTGGTCAAACCCAACGGGTTGTGGGAACACAACGCCTATCAGAGTGACAACCAGTTCGTGCTGGAGGTGAAGCGAGTTGTCGAGGATCCGAAGAAGCTGATTCAGGGCGGCGGCAAGGGGAAGTACCAAGGTGAGAAGCTGTCGCTGAACTTCCAGAACATCGATGTGCGCTCGGTACTCCAGGTCATTGCCGACTTCACCAACTTCAACATCATCACCAGCGATACCGTTCAGGGCAGTTTGACGCTGCGCTTGAAAGACGTGCCCTGGGATCAGGCGTTGGACATCATTCTTCAGGCGAAAGGACTCGACAAGCGCAAACACGGCAACGTGATCTGGATCGCGCCGCGAGATGAGATCGCCGCTCGCGAGAAGTTGGAGCTTGAGTCGCTGCAGCAAATTGGCGACCTGGAGCCGCTGAAAACCGAAAGCTTCCAGATCAACTATCACGACGCAAAGGCGATCTTCGACTTCCTCAAGAACAAGGATCAGACGGTCTTGTCGAAGCGTGGCAGCGTGATTGTCGATACCCGCAGTAACAAGGTCTTCGTGACCGATGTCTCCAGTCGGCTCGATGATCTGCGCAGGTTGATACAGGAAATCGATGTGCCGCCTCGGCAGGTGTTGATCGAAGCCAGGATCGTAGAAGCCCAAAAAGGGTTTGCCAAGGATCTTGGCGCGAGGCTGGGCGTTCATCAGCGGGATGCAACGGCAGGGAGTTCCGGCTTCCGTACCGTGATTGGCGGCAGCCTTCTGGATACCGGGTTTCATACTGGCCAGGTCGCCGATACGCCCAACTTCCTGGCGGACAGTCTGAGCGTGAACATGCCTGCTTCGCCGTCAACTGGCACAGCAGGGGCGTTTTCGTTCATTCTCGCGAATAGCGCTTTGACGCGATTTCTCAATCTCGAAATATCTGCGCTTGAAGCTGACAATCGTGGGCGGGTCATTTCCAGCCCGCGTGTCATGACGGCCAATCAGGTCGAGGCGGTCATGGAGCAGGGGACGGAAATTCCGTACCAGCAGGCGACGAGTTCAGGTGCGACCAGTGTCCAGTTCCGGAAGGCGGTGTTGTCTCTGAAAGTGAAGCCCAACATCACACCGGATGGTCGGGTGCAACTGTATCTTGAAGTCAATAAGGACACCCCGGGGGAAACGGTGCCTGGGGGCGTTGCCATTGACACGAAGCACGTGAAGACCGAGGTGATGGTCGAAAACGGCGGCACGGTGGTGATCGGTGGGGTTTATGAAGAGACTGAATCCAGCAAGGTTCAACGTGTGCCTTTGCTGGGTGAGATCCCTGTCCTCGGGGCGTTGTTCCGAAACAAGCAGAATATATCCGAGCGCAGCGAGCTGCTCGTCTTCATCACGCCAAAGATTGTGACCCAGGCGCTCTCTCTGCGTTGATTCGATGGTGTCAGCTGACGTATCGCCGGCTGGCGCCGCTCTTGCTGCATCGTTGCCCTGCATCGTCCTGGTCGGGATGATGGGGGCGGGGAAGACGACGGTCGGACGCGAACTTGCCAAGCGTCTCGGCCGTCGTTTCGTTGACAGCGATCACGAGATCGTGGCGCGCACCGGGGTGACGATTCCGGTGATCTTCGATGTCGAGGGTGAGGCGGGGTTTCGCCGGCGCGAGACCGAGGTGATCGACGCGCTCTCGCGGGATTCGGGCGTGGTACTGGCGACGGGTGGTGGCGCGGTGCTCGCCCCGGAAAATCGCCAGATGCTCCGCGATCGGTGTGTCGTCGTCTATCTCGACGTACCGCCGCACACCCTGTGGGAGCGGACCCGTCATGACCGGAATCGCCCGCTCCTGCAGGTCGAAGATCCGCGCGGAAAGATCGAATCCCTGTACAAGGCGCGCGATCCGTTCTATCGCGAAGTGGCGCATGTGGTTGTGGGCGGCGGTCGCGGCAGTGCAAAATCGATGCTCCGCAAGATCGAAAAGGCTTTGCAAGAGCAATGCGCAAGTTGACCGTATCGCTGGGTGAAAGAAGTTACGCCATTCTCATTGGCCGTGGATTGCTCGATCAGGGCGCGCTGATCGCGGAGGTGGTCCGCGCGCCGCGGGTGGCAATCGTCACCAACGAGACGGTGGCCCCGTTGTATCTGTCGCGGCTCGAAGGAGCCCTGTCTGCGCAGGGCATCGAGTCTCGCGCCATCGTGTTGCCGGATGGCGAGGCGTTCAAAAATCTCGACACCCTGAACACCATCTTCGACGGCTTGCTGCGCGGCTTGTGCGATCGCAGTACGACCGTGATCGCCCTGGGTGGTGGGGTGATCGGCGACATGGCCGGTTTCGCCGCTGCCACCTATCAGCGTGGTGTCGACTTCGTACAGATCCCGACTACCTTGCTGGCGCAGGTGGATTCGAGCGTCGGTGGCAAGACCGCCGTCAATCATCCGCTCGGAAAGAACATGATCGGCGCCTTCCACCAGCCGCGACGGGTGATCGCCGATACGGACACCCTGTCGACCCTGCCGGATCGTGAGCTCCGGGCCGGTCTGGCCGAAGTGATCAAGTACGGCCTGATCCGCGACGCGGATTTCTTCGACTGGCTCGAGGCTCACATGGACGGATTGCTGGGCCGCGACCCGACCTTGCTCTCCGAAGCCATCGAGCGCTCGTGCGCCAACAAGGCGAAGATCGTGGCCGAAGACGAGACCGAACGCGGGGTGCGCGCCCTGCTGAATCTCGGTCATACCTTCGGGCATGCCATCGAGGCGGGCCTGGGCTATGGAGAGTGGCTCCACGGGGAGGCGGTCGGGGCGGGCATGGTGATGGCGGCGCGGCTGTCGCAAGGGCTTGGATACCTGTCTTCAGAGCAGTGTGAGCGCGCGGTGGCGCTCATCGCCGATGCCGGGCTGCCCGTGACCGGGCCGGCCCTGGGGGCGGATCGTTATCTGGCGCTGATGGCACACGACAAGAAGGTCGAGGCCGGACGCCTGCGGCTGGTCCTGTTGCGCGACATCGGTGATGCGGAAATCTTCGCCGATGTGCCCGCCGACCAGATTCGCGCGGCCATTGCGCAGTGTTGTGTCGCATGAGCGGCCTGGCCCAGTACGCGGTCGACGAGTCGTGTTCTCGCGGGCGGATGCATGCCGAGCCGGCGCCTGCCGCGCGAGGGGAGTTCCAGCGTGATCGCGATCGCATCGTCCATTCGACGGCCTTTCGTCGGCTCGAATACAAGACGCAGGTCTTCGTCAATCATGAGGGCGATCTGTTTCGCACGCGGCTGACGCACAGCATCGAGGTCGCCCAGATCACCCGCTCCCTGGCGCGGGCGCTCTTGCTCAACGAGGATCTGGCCGAGGCGATCGCGCTCGCCCACGATCTGGGGCATACGCCCTTCGGGCATGCCGGCCAGACCGCCCTCAACGACTGCATGCGGCCCTACGGCGGATTCGAGCACAATCTGCAGTCGTTGCGCACGGTGGAGCTCCTCGAAGAGCGCTATGCCCGTTTCGACGGTCTCAATCTCATGTACGAGACCCGGGAGGGTATTCTCAAGCATTGTTCGCGGGCGAACGCAAAGCAGCTGGGCGAGCTCGGCGAGCGTTTCCTGAAAGGCGAGCAGCCGTGCCTCGAGGCGCAGCTGGCCAACCTCGCCGACGAGATCGCGTACAACAACCATGACATCGACGATGGCCTGCGCTCCGGGCTCATCACGCTGGAGCAGCTGGCGGACGTCGAAGTGTTCGCCGAGCAGCGCGCGCATGTCGAGGGGGCCTATCCGGGTCTGAGCGGTCGCCGGCTGATCCACGAAACCATCCGGCGCATGATCAACCTCATGGCGCTCGATCTCATTGCCCAGACGCGTGCCAACATCGCGACCCACGGCGTGCGCACGCTCGACGAGGTGCGCCGCAGTCCGCGGCTGGTCGCCTACTCCGAAGCGCTTTCCCCGGCGCTGCGCGAGTTGAAGGCCTTTTTGCGTGACAACCTCTACCACCACTACCAGGTGCTGCGCATGACCGACAAGGCCAAGCGCATCATCGGTGACCTGTTCGGCGCGTTCATGGCCGATCCGCGCCTCCTGCCGCCGCAATATCAGCTGCGCGCGGAGGACGATACGCCGCGTGCGATTGCCGACTACATCGCCGGCATGACGGATCGCTACGCGATGAAGGAACACCGGCGCCTGTTCGCAATTGGCGAGATTTATTAAGCCCTTGCAGCGTTTGCGCACTGCAAAAAGGACTTGAACGCGAGGGGCTCGGAAGGTATATTCGAGAGTCCGCCCAATGTGTTCATAACGGCACCCAAGGGTGTGCCGTGGAGAGCCGGCGCGTTAGCGTCCGGCTTTTTTGACGTCTTTCGTGTCCGCATCGCCGGACGGTTCCGGCCCGCCGGTCGAGCGAAAGGCAAGGTAGTGTCGAGGAATAGCTATGAGTCTTCCCCACAAGCAGGGTCTGTACGATCCGGCCAACGAACATGACGCCTGTGGCGTCGGATTTGTCGCTCACATCAAGGGCGAGAAACGACACGACATCATTACCCAGGGTCTCGAGATCCTGAAGAACATCGACCATCGCGGCGCCGTGGGTGCCGACCCGCTGCAGGGCGATGGTGCCGGCCTGCTGCTGCAGATTCCCGATGCGCTCTATCGCGAGGAGATGGCCCGTCAGGGCGTTGAACTGCCGTCCGCCGGCAGCTACGGCGTCGGTATGGCGTTCCTGCCCAAGGAGCACGCTTCCCGTCTGGCCTGTGAAGAAGAGATCGAGCGCGCAGTGCGCGCCGAAGGCCAGGTCGTGCTCGGCTGGCGCGATGTGCCGCTCAATCACGACATGCCCATGTCGCCGGCGGTCAAGAAGACCGAGCCGGTGATCCGCCAGGTGTTCGTCGGGCGTGGTCCCGACGTGATGGTCACCGAGGCGCTCGAGCGCAAGCTCTACGTGATCCGCCGCCGCGCGGCCAACGCCATCAAGGCGCTGGAACTCGAGCATGCCAAAGAGTTCTACATGGTCTCCATGTCGGCGCGCACCATCGTCTACAAGGGCCTGTTGCTGGCCAACCAGGTGGGCGAGTACTACACCGACCTGACCGATCCGCGTGCCGTCTCGGCGCTGGCGCTGGTGCACCAGCGCTTTTCCACCAACACCTTTCCCAAGTGGAACCTGGCCCATCCGTTCCGCATGATCGCCCACAACGGCGAGATCAACACCCTGCGCGGCAACTACAACTGGATGCGCGCGCGTGAGAAAGGGGTGTCCTCGCCGCTGCTCGGTGACGACTTGCAGAAGCTGTGGCCGCTGATCTATCCGGATCAGTCCGATTCGGCCGCCTTCGACAACGCGCTCGAACTGCTGGTCATGGCGGGATACTCCATGGCCCACGCGGTCATGATGATGATCCCCGAGGCCTGGGAGTCGCATGCCCTCATGGCCTCGCAGCGCCGCGCCTTCTACGAGTACCACGCTGCCATGATGGAGCCGTGGGACGGCCCCGCTGCCGTGGCCTTCACCGACGGCCGCCAGATCGGCGCCACGCTGGACCGCAACGGTCTGCGTCCGGCCCGCTATCTGGTCACCGACGACGATCTGGTGGTGATGGCCTCCGAATCCGGTGTGCTGCCCATCCCCGACAGCAAGATCGTCAAGAAATGGCGCCTGCAGCCGGGCAAGATGTTCCTGATCGACATGGATCAGGGTCGCATCATCGACGACGAGGAACTCAAGGAATCGCTGGCGACCGCCAAGCCCTACCGGGAGTGGAACGAGCGCATCAACATCAAGCTCGACGGCCTCGACGCGCCGGCCAATCCGTGCGCGCCCGAATGCAACGCGAAGCTGCTCGATCGGCAGCAGGCCTTCGGTTTCACCCAGGAAGACGTCAAGTTCATCCTCGAGCCGATGATGAAGGCCGGCGAGGAAGGCACCGGCTCCATGGGTAACGATTCGCCCATGGCCGTGCTGTCGAGCAAGGAAAAGCCGCTCTACAACTACTTCCGCCAGCTGTTCGCCCAGGTGACGAACCCGCCGATCGATCCGATCCGCGAAGAACTGGTGATGTCGCTGGTTTCGTTCATCGGTCCCAAGCCCAACCTGCTCGAGATCAACGAGATCAACCCCCCGTACCGCCTGGAAGTGTCCCAGCCGGTGCTGACCTTTGCCGACATGGCGAAGATCCGCGACATCGCGCGTTACACAGGCAACAAGTTCCGCTCCGCCGAACTCGACATCTGCTATCCGATCGAGTGGGGCAAGGAAGGTGTCGAGGCACGCCTGGCGTCCCTGTGTGCCGAAGCCGAAGACGCGGTGCTGCAGGGCTACAACATCCTGATCGTATCCGACCGCTGCGTGGACAAAACCAGCGTCGCGATCCCGGCGCTGCTGGCCACCTCGGCCATCCACCAACACTTGGTCACCAAAGGGCTGCGCACGCGCACCGGCCTGGTCGTCGAGACCGGCACCGCGCGTGAAAACCACCACTTCGCGGTGCTCGCCGGTTACGGCGCCGAGGCGGTCCATCCCTACCTGACGCTGGAAACCCTGCATCAGATGGCCGGCTCGCCCGACGCGGCGCAGAAAGCCGAGTACAACTTCGTCAAGGCGGTGGGCAAGGGCCTGCGCAAGATCATGTCGAAGATGGGCATCTCCACGTACATGTCGTACACCGGCGCCCAGATCTTCGAAGCGGTCGGCCTGCAGCAGAGCTTCGTGGACAAGTACTTCACCGGCACCACCAGCCAGGTCGAGGGTGTGGGCGTGTTCGAGGTCATGGAAGAGGCCATCCGCCTGCATGACAAGGCCTTCGGCGACGATCCGGTGCTGGCCGAGATGCTCGACGCCGGTGGCGAATACGCCTTCCGCATCCGCGGCGAAGAACACATGTGGACGCCCGACGCGATCGCCAAGCTGCAGCATGCGACCCGTTCCGGCAAGTACGACACGTACAAGGAATACGCTCGCCTGATCAACGACCAGACCAAGCGTCACATGACGCTGCGCGGCCTGTTCGAGATCAAGCCTGCGGGCGCCCCGATCAGCATCGACGAGGTCGAGCCGGCCAAGGAGATCGTCAAGCGCTTCGCCACCGGCGCCATGTCGCTGGGCTCCATCTCCACCGAGGCGCACACCACCCTGGCGATCGCCATGAACCGGATCGGTGGCAAGTCGAACACCGGCGAGGGTGGCGAGGATCCGATGCGCTTCATGCCGGTGTCCAAGCCGACCAAGCTCTCCGAGCTGATCGGCTCGAGCCGTATCGAGCGCGACATCGAGCTGCACCCCGGTGACAGCCTGCGTTCCGCGATCAAGCAGGTGGCTTCCGGCCGTTTCGGTGTCACCACCGAATACCTGGCCAACGCCGACCAGATCCAGATCAAGATGGCGCAGGGTGCCAAGCCGGGCGAGGGCGGCCAGCTGCCGGGGCACAAGGTGTCCGAGTACATCGGCTACCTGCGTCACTCGGTGCCGGGCGTCGGCCTGATCTCGCCTCCGCCGCACCACGACATCTACTCGATCGAGGATCTGGCGCAGCTGATCCACGATCTCAAGAACGCCAACGCGAAGGCCGACGTGAGCGTCAAGCTCGTCTCCGAGATCGGGGTGGGCACCGTGGCCGCCGGCGTCTCCAAGGCCAAGGCCGACCATGTCGTGATCGCCGGCCATGACGGCGGCACCGGCGCCTCGCCGCTGTCGTCGATCAAGCACGCCGGTTCGCCGTGGGAACTGGGCCTTGCCGAGACCCAGCAGACCCTGGTGCTCAACCGCCTGCGCTCGCGCATCCGCGTCCAGGTGGACGGTCAGATGAAGACCGGTCGCG
The nucleotide sequence above comes from Nitrogeniibacter mangrovi. Encoded proteins:
- the pilQ gene encoding type IV pilus secretin PilQ, which encodes MKWNKNVLLVAAGLLMAHVGMPAFGQAAQVQKAEAANKIEALDVSRQGADIFVKVRLKEPLAQPPASFSVASPARIAFDFPGTGNALGRNVQEIAEGDLRSANIVQVGDRTRLVLNLLKMTPYDTSVNGNDVVIALSPVRREPSDLRPSDKPFASFAPSKESPNAVSKSIRDINFRRGVDGEGRIVVQLSDPDTGIDIRQQGQNLIVDFLKTSLPGSLQRKSDVTDFATPVTEFTAQAQGENTRLVVKPNGLWEHNAYQSDNQFVLEVKRVVEDPKKLIQGGGKGKYQGEKLSLNFQNIDVRSVLQVIADFTNFNIITSDTVQGSLTLRLKDVPWDQALDIILQAKGLDKRKHGNVIWIAPRDEIAAREKLELESLQQIGDLEPLKTESFQINYHDAKAIFDFLKNKDQTVLSKRGSVIVDTRSNKVFVTDVSSRLDDLRRLIQEIDVPPRQVLIEARIVEAQKGFAKDLGARLGVHQRDATAGSSGFRTVIGGSLLDTGFHTGQVADTPNFLADSLSVNMPASPSTGTAGAFSFILANSALTRFLNLEISALEADNRGRVISSPRVMTANQVEAVMEQGTEIPYQQATSSGATSVQFRKAVLSLKVKPNITPDGRVQLYLEVNKDTPGETVPGGVAIDTKHVKTEVMVENGGTVVIGGVYEETESSKVQRVPLLGEIPVLGALFRNKQNISERSELLVFITPKIVTQALSLR
- a CDS encoding type IV pilus inner membrane component PilO; translated protein: MKNENLKSRPAAQFDFQRFVDDFKGLDPNDPGVWPLGPRVVVLIAILVATIAGAWWFFWQDQVDLLKQRQAEELTLRDEWVQKKRQSVNLDEHLKQLAEIDRQFGALLRQLPNRAEMDSLLADINQAGLGRGLLFELFKPGGDIVKEFYAEMPIAVRVVGNYHDLGEFAADVAKMPRIVTLNNVSIDRPKPGEPLKMDATAVTYRYLDEDELAAQRQAKAKAAKPR
- a CDS encoding deoxyguanosinetriphosphate triphosphohydrolase; translated protein: MSGLAQYAVDESCSRGRMHAEPAPAARGEFQRDRDRIVHSTAFRRLEYKTQVFVNHEGDLFRTRLTHSIEVAQITRSLARALLLNEDLAEAIALAHDLGHTPFGHAGQTALNDCMRPYGGFEHNLQSLRTVELLEERYARFDGLNLMYETREGILKHCSRANAKQLGELGERFLKGEQPCLEAQLANLADEIAYNNHDIDDGLRSGLITLEQLADVEVFAEQRAHVEGAYPGLSGRRLIHETIRRMINLMALDLIAQTRANIATHGVRTLDEVRRSPRLVAYSEALSPALRELKAFLRDNLYHHYQVLRMTDKAKRIIGDLFGAFMADPRLLPPQYQLRAEDDTPRAIADYIAGMTDRYAMKEHRRLFAIGEIY
- the aroB gene encoding 3-dehydroquinate synthase yields the protein MRKLTVSLGERSYAILIGRGLLDQGALIAEVVRAPRVAIVTNETVAPLYLSRLEGALSAQGIESRAIVLPDGEAFKNLDTLNTIFDGLLRGLCDRSTTVIALGGGVIGDMAGFAAATYQRGVDFVQIPTTLLAQVDSSVGGKTAVNHPLGKNMIGAFHQPRRVIADTDTLSTLPDRELRAGLAEVIKYGLIRDADFFDWLEAHMDGLLGRDPTLLSEAIERSCANKAKIVAEDETERGVRALLNLGHTFGHAIEAGLGYGEWLHGEAVGAGMVMAARLSQGLGYLSSEQCERAVALIADAGLPVTGPALGADRYLALMAHDKKVEAGRLRLVLLRDIGDAEIFADVPADQIRAAIAQCCVA
- a CDS encoding glutamate synthase-related protein gives rise to the protein MSLPHKQGLYDPANEHDACGVGFVAHIKGEKRHDIITQGLEILKNIDHRGAVGADPLQGDGAGLLLQIPDALYREEMARQGVELPSAGSYGVGMAFLPKEHASRLACEEEIERAVRAEGQVVLGWRDVPLNHDMPMSPAVKKTEPVIRQVFVGRGPDVMVTEALERKLYVIRRRAANAIKALELEHAKEFYMVSMSARTIVYKGLLLANQVGEYYTDLTDPRAVSALALVHQRFSTNTFPKWNLAHPFRMIAHNGEINTLRGNYNWMRAREKGVSSPLLGDDLQKLWPLIYPDQSDSAAFDNALELLVMAGYSMAHAVMMMIPEAWESHALMASQRRAFYEYHAAMMEPWDGPAAVAFTDGRQIGATLDRNGLRPARYLVTDDDLVVMASESGVLPIPDSKIVKKWRLQPGKMFLIDMDQGRIIDDEELKESLATAKPYREWNERINIKLDGLDAPANPCAPECNAKLLDRQQAFGFTQEDVKFILEPMMKAGEEGTGSMGNDSPMAVLSSKEKPLYNYFRQLFAQVTNPPIDPIREELVMSLVSFIGPKPNLLEINEINPPYRLEVSQPVLTFADMAKIRDIARYTGNKFRSAELDICYPIEWGKEGVEARLASLCAEAEDAVLQGYNILIVSDRCVDKTSVAIPALLATSAIHQHLVTKGLRTRTGLVVETGTARENHHFAVLAGYGAEAVHPYLTLETLHQMAGSPDAAQKAEYNFVKAVGKGLRKIMSKMGISTYMSYTGAQIFEAVGLQQSFVDKYFTGTTSQVEGVGVFEVMEEAIRLHDKAFGDDPVLAEMLDAGGEYAFRIRGEEHMWTPDAIAKLQHATRSGKYDTYKEYARLINDQTKRHMTLRGLFEIKPAGAPISIDEVEPAKEIVKRFATGAMSLGSISTEAHTTLAIAMNRIGGKSNTGEGGEDPMRFMPVSKPTKLSELIGSSRIERDIELHPGDSLRSAIKQVASGRFGVTTEYLANADQIQIKMAQGAKPGEGGQLPGHKVSEYIGYLRHSVPGVGLISPPPHHDIYSIEDLAQLIHDLKNANAKADVSVKLVSEIGVGTVAAGVSKAKADHVVIAGHDGGTGASPLSSIKHAGSPWELGLAETQQTLVLNRLRSRIRVQVDGQMKTGRDVVIGALLGADEFGFATAPLVVEGCIMMRKCHLNTCPVGVATQDPVLRRRFSGQPEHVVNFFFYVAEEVRELMAQMGIRSFNELIGRSDLLDMKKGIEHWKAKGLDYSRIFYRPDVPASVARHHTESQDHGLDKAFDQQLVTLAAAALDKGEHVAIDLPVRNVNRTVGTILSGEVARRYGHKGLPDDTIHIRLSGTAGQSFGAFLARGVTLDLVGEGNDYVGKGISGGRIIVRPDESFRGEAASNIIIGNTVMYGAIEGEAFFSGVGGERFCVRNSGATAVVEGVGDHGCEYMTGGTVVVLGGTGRNFAAGMSGGVAYVLDEAGDFEDRCNMAQVALEPVQAEADDDTPEETRHQGKPDEVILKGLIERHAEYTGSARAKAILADWPAYRARFVKVMPHEYRRALVEMAAQKQKQLEAA
- a CDS encoding shikimate kinase, encoding MVSADVSPAGAALAASLPCIVLVGMMGAGKTTVGRELAKRLGRRFVDSDHEIVARTGVTIPVIFDVEGEAGFRRRETEVIDALSRDSGVVLATGGGAVLAPENRQMLRDRCVVVYLDVPPHTLWERTRHDRNRPLLQVEDPRGKIESLYKARDPFYREVAHVVVGGGRGSAKSMLRKIEKALQEQCAS
- a CDS encoding pilus assembly protein PilP produces the protein MKKLLILMPLVLLVGCSGDQEDLRAWMTRQEAGMKGQVKPLPDIKPFPQVDYEVATVQSPFDPEKFVAPTSVVGGPRPDVNRQREPLEAYPLESLKMVGAMMKKGSAHALVDAGGSIYQVRVGNYMGQNFGVVTNITETEIQLKELVEDLNGDWVERTSALYLQEQQETTQ